In Silurus meridionalis isolate SWU-2019-XX chromosome 19, ASM1480568v1, whole genome shotgun sequence, the DNA window TCTGGAAAccgcatgatctcacttctgcacccacccgactcgccagatttggctcctgcggattTCGGcttcttcccgaagatgaagatccagctcataGGTCGCCGTTTTGACGCAGGATCGTGGAGATCCAGAGTGACtcgcagaaggtgcttcaaaaagaagacttccaggacatgttccagaaaCGACAGGAATGTTGGGAGcattgtattgctgtgcaaagagactattttaaaggtgatagtcgaaactttgataccacctcagacaagtataaagcaactttctttcttcttctttcccttAGTCAGATCCTATAAGTGTGTTTAGACGTAAAATATGACCCAATGCTGTCTTTTCTTATTGTATCTTTCGTAACAGATTACACGTAGACCTGTACGCTTTACTGAACAATGAAAACGTTGTATAATCGTTATATATATCGTCCTATAACTTTCTTTTAAAGTCCTCAGACTGTAGGATCTTCAGGAAAGAGGCTTTGCAGATTCCTAGTTAGAAAAAATGTGACCAGTAACAGATAAAAAGCCGTCCGTcattaatcattaatcattCATTGTGTTGAAGCCATGCTGTGGCAAAGGGCCCTGTTTTATTAAACCTACTGCACCTGCCTTCCTTATATCACTCTGTATTACATACACTTTCTCTACTTAACATAACGTGAGATTTAATATCAAAAATGTTGGTTTTcagacattttctttattttctctctctctctttatcaggCTTCCCAGTCAGTCCTTTCAAATCCCGAACTGCAACTCCAGCTTGCCCGGCAACGTGACCTACCTGCGTGGAGACTTCTCGTCCTCCGCTGAGTTCTTCGTGTCCGTGGGCGTCTTTGCTTTTCTCTACTGCACCTTCACCCTCATCCTGTACCTGGGCTACCAGCACATCTACAGAGAAACGCCCCGAGGACCCATTGTGGTGAGTGAGCGGGAATGAGGACTGTTGCATTGCAAAGGGATGAGAAaaagaggggagagagggatagaaagaataaataaatgcaagagAGTTTGGGATTCTGTGATCCTGCAACATGCTTTTCATAaaatgatgaggaaataaatatgaacgAAAAGCAGTGCTCATGGCATAAATAAAGATGCTGTGCaattattcagttattcattCCTAGGAACTGCCCGGTCATGGTCATGGTGGTAAGGGCTACCTCAGTGGTTATGATGTATAGATTATCctaaggtcatgagttcaaatcccaccacagctaagctgccactgatgagcccttgagcaagaccagGATCTTAACCCTCTACTCTTTTTCCTGGCATTAGGGCTTAGATATAATTGAAGGCGTGGCAGATAAAACTCCGCTTTCCAGTATAGGTCACGCCCACTTGTTTGATGTACAGCTATAAATATTAGTTCAGTTTTACAGCAGGCATCTGGAGATATGGAAAATCCTACCTTCATACTTTCTCCACACTTTTCTCCGTTTTTCATGTTCCCTCTCCAGGATCTGATTTTGAGCGGGATCTTCGCGTTCCTGTGGCTTGTCTCGTCCTCTGCCTGGGGAAAGGGTCTGACTGACGTGAAACTCGCCACCAACCTCGACGAGTTGGTGAATTACTGCACTCCAAAGTGTGAGCCCAAACTCCACCCCGCCATGGGACGCCTTAATTCCTCTGTGGTGAGAGAAACATctcgtaataaaaaaaataatctaataactgtgtgtgtgtgtgtgtgtgtgtgtgtgtgtgtgtgtgtgtgtgtgtgtgtgaggctgcATCTACAGCAAAAGaaaattgtctaaaaatgtTCTTTGGTCCACACTTTTGTTTTCGATCGTTACCCAAATGTTGCTCATCCACGCTGAAGCATCTCATGTCCCTGTACTGAACTTACTGAATTAGTGAGGACATGACTTAAGTGTtgatatacaatacaaaccttCTGTTCATCTCTCATTTAGGTCTTCGGCTTCCTCAATCTCATCCTGTGGGCAGGAACTGTTGGTTCATCTTTAAGGAGACTCCGTTCCACAAGCCTGCTCAGCCTCCCTCTAACATGGAGCAAGGCGGCAGCTCCTAATTGGACAAGGCAGGCTCCTCCCACTCCGTTCAAGCCAATCAGAAGTTTAGAGTATGCCACTGTGGGGTCACACAGACTCGTCCTAATGTAAAGTTTGATAAGAAGAACGCTCCGGTCCGGGTGCTGTTTTCAGCGTTCAGAACGTCCACCCTGGACGTTTTCAGCTTTGGGTTTAAACTCAAAAGCGTTCGTCTCGGTTGTGTTGCCTGGTGCAAATGTTCTAGTCCCATAAATTGTTTTGCGTCGTTACTAATCGTTTCTCGTTCTGTCTTTACAGTtgagtgcaagaaaaaaaatgctttttgtcTGCCAGCACCACACCAAATACTTTCCTTTATcaccacaaataaaaaaaattactatattagttcaaaataaaagaaaacgcTCGAGTTTGAGTTCAAAAGTTAGCACCCCCCCTTacagatattattattacttttgaaTGTTTAGTATCTTCATTCTTTACttaagatgtttaaaaacaaaacatcatctTCTTTTGGTTATATCCTGAGGTGCCAATATTTTAGCTACAGCATTTCCCATTTCCATTCCTTCTCACAGCGATAAACGAATTTAGTGCCATGTTCACCCTTTTTCTTGTGTGTtatcttcttttattttgtttttttcctcagcgACTAGATATTTTAATTGTCAGAAATGTTGGCAGCTCAGTATTTCCATTCAGCTCCGTCAGCAAACAGgttctacttttttttctaattaaaaatcAGTTTTATAATCTAGTTTTTGGTTGATTTGGAaggaatataaaatatgaagggggtgcaaacttttgcactcaactGTATATGCGCTTaaacgtgcgtgtgtgtgtgtgtttgtatatgctgaatgtatatatacatacacacacacacacacacaccctctaaTAATCCACTGATAGATTTCTGAGTCTCtttatataattgtgtttttttttttttttttgctcttctgCTTTACGATTTAAAAACCCTCACACAAATCCGTGCCTTACACACGTGCGTCGGGATGCAAAGCACTTCCCCAAAAACACATAGAGTATGAAAATGCTTCTGAGAAAGTGCCTTTAATACGTCCTGTGGTCTCTCCGGGATCCCTGACTGACTCCTGCCCTTAATATCATACCATGTCATGTTCCACGTGTTCACGCTTGTCACGCGTTTAATTGTGTGATAACTGCTGTTAAATGACCTGCCGTCACcagattgttgttttttttgaggAAGGTATAATTGTGTCCAAAAATAGGAACAATTAAACactaatttcctttttttttggttcctgTTTATTTCCTCTCTGAGAAAATCTAATATCCAACACTACACTTCCATGTGCTGACATTTCATttacagagaagaagaaaattcTAATTATTAATCTGAGTTGTAATTGATTTCCGACACTGATTTCTATTTTCCTCTTTTGGTATAATAATTAAGACCCACGAGAAGATGTCTGTATAAACCATCATTACTCCACATAATCACCTGTGTGCCCGATTTATTACCACGTGCCTCTTCGCGAGTAATTATTACATCACTTGTATCCAGTTTACACCAAGTGTCATGACCTTGTTGAGAGGAATAACATGATTACACATCACCCTGTCGCTTTCTGtttcttatgttttattttattacatttgttttatttttgattcGCCTTTGTGCCTTTTGAAATCTGAGCGCCTTAGCAACACTGTGCCTTAATCTCTAATcctagttttgttttttttttttcgttttaataataataattttgtgttttcacagaaactgttccaaagtgagttttgatattaacattaataaacacAGTGACTTCAGTTCGGTCTGTGCAGCTTTAAACTCCAGCGTACCTGCTTGTTTTCATATCACCTTGGCTCTCTGATGTTTTAATGGCACCTGAATACACTTTAGGTtagatatcttttttttttaaacaggttgAAATATGTTCTTACGCAATATTTTGTACctgagaagaaggaaaaaaaaaatcacattgcgTTTGCATTTTGCAGGTTGCTTTCTGTGAATTTTTGTGTTATTAAGTATTAAATGAAGAGAGCTCTATTgctttgtctgtgtgttttgtgaaacTGCTGTGTGATACCAACCACTAGATGGCGGTATGATTATATGGATACAGATATTAATTTTAGTCTGAGTCCTTCTTTAATCACGTGACTCCAATAGACACTATGCAGTCTATTATACAGGAAAGAGAATTGAGtcgttcatctcatgagtcctctggtccgagtcgttcttttgtcacgtgactttatccttttattttaattttttggttCGACTCTTGATGACACGATTGTCACAATatttatgggagtcacgtgcCAAAAGAACTAACGACACGGACCAGAAAATATGAGCTGCATTGTCATAGATTTATTATTAGAACTGTAGtcaaagttggtgtatgtagacgtgttgcgGGATCTGTTTACCGAAAAAtcgaatttttatttatttatgatcatTAAATGACTCAATaaaagattcgttcatttcaatgcacgagattcaaagaaccaagtcgctaaaatgatccgatcttcaaTCACTATTGTGGGAGTCACGTGAcgaaagaacgaacgactcgtaCTCGACGATTCGAGAGGTGAACTACTTCATTCTGATTTCTgtacctacagagattttgcgatgcttaaTAAACTAATCACTCTTTGagaagactcgttcaaaatgaactaATCATTTGTTCATGAACGACTCGTTACtacactccactgccctccctcttattcaccaCTGGTGAACAGTGAGGAAGTAAATACaattcattactgtatttaagtgtttttctcgtatctgtactttactgaagtgtttccatttgagAAGATTTTACTGTAACTGcatttcaaagttaaatatcctactttttactcaactacatttagcgcaatcagtcgttcctttttattttttaggataaaaacttaactggtcaaacaaaacaaagattgGTGcttatctactgatcaccaacatacagttcagcatcagttcagcatcaagcagaacatttacagaggaataaatgatgaagaaactccagactcgaactcaccacaacacacgtgacctcatttacatgatttttctggaagtagttgaaaagaaggttttgtgttcatgataattgtaatagaaatcaatcagtgtttgagtcattaatatcattctattaatagatcagtgtgctgagagtcacatcagagtcttttcacataaactgaggtgattaagtaaagaatcttgtgataaaaatgaaaacagcaacattatagttataataaatcataatacttcGCATAATTAagtt includes these proteins:
- the sypl2a gene encoding LOW QUALITY PROTEIN: synaptophysin-like protein 2a (The sequence of the model RefSeq protein was modified relative to this genomic sequence to represent the inferred CDS: inserted 2 bases in 2 codons) — protein: MDFPQKLRSGFKLDLGPLKEPLGFIRLLEWLFSIFAFATTGGYEGSLTMTLKCPDKXLDITAKFGYPFRLPSQSFQIPNCNSSLPGNVTYLRGDFSSSAEFFVSVGVFAFLYCTFTLILYLGYQHIYRETPRGPIVDLILSGIFAFLWLVSSSAWGKGLTDVKLATNLDELVNYCTPKCEPKLHPAMGRLNSSVVFGFLNLILWAXNCWFIFKETPFHKPAQPPSNMEQGGSS